From Epinephelus lanceolatus isolate andai-2023 chromosome 2, ASM4190304v1, whole genome shotgun sequence, one genomic window encodes:
- the irx5a gene encoding Iroquois homeobox protein 5a isoform X1 translates to MAYPQGYLYQPSASLALYSCPAYSTSVISGPRTEELGRSSSGSAFAPYAGSTAFTSASPGYNSHLPYSADAAAAATFTSYVVSKLKSSPYDHTTGMAGSIGYHPYAAPLGTYPYGDPAYRKNATRDATATLKAWLNEHRKNPYPTKGEKIMLAIITKMTLTQVSTWFANARRRLKKENKMTWTPRNRSEDEEEDENIDLEKNDDDEPNKPTDKGDSTDTEADHKLLNPGDIGCDRFKEENHGKDTDPLLSDSELKDQEERTTELLPDSAKPTTSSPSAVPRGNQTVAQQDKPSDLSHAPGTVTSNVTSVIHSPPSAPKPKLWSLAEIATSSDRCKGSGEAPQACPGLGQSAVMGTNASPSRSSPQCPLPNSTVLSRPLYYTSPFYPGYTNYGGSFGHLHSNHGSVTTGSTAHFNGLNQTVLNRAEALVRESQKVRGQTQVDLCKDSPYELKKGMSNI, encoded by the exons ATGGCGTATCCTCAGGGCTACTTGTACCAGCCGTCCGCTTCTCTAGCCCTGTATTCATGCCCTGCGTACAGCACCAGCGTGATATCGGGACCCAGAACCGAGGAACTTGGGAGATCCTCTTCGGGATCTGCTTTTGCGCCCTATGCCGGATCTACCGCGTTCACCAGCGCCTCGCCAGGCTACAACTCCCACTTACCATACAGTGCAGACGCGGCAGCAGCTGCCACATTCACCTCGTACGTGGTGAGTAAACTAAAG AGTTCTCCCTATGACCACACCACGGGTATGGCCGGCTCAATAGGATACCACCCTTACGCAGCACCCTTGGGCACCTACCCTTATGGTGACCCAGCATACCGTAAAAACGCAACTCGGGACGCCACTGCCACCCTGAAGGCCTGGCTCAACGAACACCGCAAAAATCCCTACCCGACCAAGGGCGAGAAGATCATGCTGGCCATCATCACCAAAATGACCCTCACCCAGGTGTCCACCTGGTTCGCCAACGCCAGGAGGAGGCTAAAGAAGGAGAACAAGATGACCTGGACCCCCCGGAACCGGAgcgaggacgaggaggaggacgagAATATTGATTTGGAGAAAAACGACGACGACGAGCCAAACAAGCCCACAGACAAGGGAGACTCCACAGACACAGAAGCAG ATCATAAACTGCTGAACCCAGGGGACATAGGCTGTGACAGATTTAAAGAGGAGAACCATGGCAAAGACACGGATCCCCTTCTGAGCGACTCGGAGTTAAAAGACCAGGAGGAGCGGACTACAGAGTTGCTGCCGGATTCCGCAAAACCAACCACTTCGTCTCCCTCGGCGGTGCCCCGGGGGAACCAGACCGTTGCGCAACAAGACAAGCCGTCAGATTTGAGCCATGCACCGGGTACGGTGACCAGCAACGTGACCTCTGTTATCCACTCGCCCCCTTCGGCCCCTAAACCCAAACTCTggtcccttgcggagatcgccACGTCCTCAGACAGGTGTAAGGGCAGCGGCGAGGCGCCACAGGCTTGCCCCGGTTTGGGTCAGAGCGCAGTAATGGGCACCAACGCGTCTCCATCACGGTCCTCCCCACAGTGCCCGCTCCCCAACAGCACGGTCCTATCCAGGCCTCTGTACTACACCTCCCCTTTCTACCCCGGCTACACGAACTATGGTGGCAGTTTTGGACATCTTCACAGTAACCACGGCTCGGTAACCACGGGCTCCACGGCACATTTCAATGGATTAAACCAGACTGTGTTAAATAGAGCAGAGGCTTTGGTAAGGGAGAGCCAGAAAGTCAGAGGCCAAACGCAGGTAGATCTTTGTAAAGACTCCCCTTATGAACTAAAGAAAGGTATGTCAAACATTTAA
- the irx5a gene encoding Iroquois homeobox protein 5a isoform X2: MAYPQGYLYQPSASLALYSCPAYSTSVISGPRTEELGRSSSGSAFAPYAGSTAFTSASPGYNSHLPYSADAAAAATFTSYVSSPYDHTTGMAGSIGYHPYAAPLGTYPYGDPAYRKNATRDATATLKAWLNEHRKNPYPTKGEKIMLAIITKMTLTQVSTWFANARRRLKKENKMTWTPRNRSEDEEEDENIDLEKNDDDEPNKPTDKGDSTDTEADHKLLNPGDIGCDRFKEENHGKDTDPLLSDSELKDQEERTTELLPDSAKPTTSSPSAVPRGNQTVAQQDKPSDLSHAPGTVTSNVTSVIHSPPSAPKPKLWSLAEIATSSDRCKGSGEAPQACPGLGQSAVMGTNASPSRSSPQCPLPNSTVLSRPLYYTSPFYPGYTNYGGSFGHLHSNHGSVTTGSTAHFNGLNQTVLNRAEALVRESQKVRGQTQVDLCKDSPYELKKGMSNI, from the exons ATGGCGTATCCTCAGGGCTACTTGTACCAGCCGTCCGCTTCTCTAGCCCTGTATTCATGCCCTGCGTACAGCACCAGCGTGATATCGGGACCCAGAACCGAGGAACTTGGGAGATCCTCTTCGGGATCTGCTTTTGCGCCCTATGCCGGATCTACCGCGTTCACCAGCGCCTCGCCAGGCTACAACTCCCACTTACCATACAGTGCAGACGCGGCAGCAGCTGCCACATTCACCTCGTACGTG AGTTCTCCCTATGACCACACCACGGGTATGGCCGGCTCAATAGGATACCACCCTTACGCAGCACCCTTGGGCACCTACCCTTATGGTGACCCAGCATACCGTAAAAACGCAACTCGGGACGCCACTGCCACCCTGAAGGCCTGGCTCAACGAACACCGCAAAAATCCCTACCCGACCAAGGGCGAGAAGATCATGCTGGCCATCATCACCAAAATGACCCTCACCCAGGTGTCCACCTGGTTCGCCAACGCCAGGAGGAGGCTAAAGAAGGAGAACAAGATGACCTGGACCCCCCGGAACCGGAgcgaggacgaggaggaggacgagAATATTGATTTGGAGAAAAACGACGACGACGAGCCAAACAAGCCCACAGACAAGGGAGACTCCACAGACACAGAAGCAG ATCATAAACTGCTGAACCCAGGGGACATAGGCTGTGACAGATTTAAAGAGGAGAACCATGGCAAAGACACGGATCCCCTTCTGAGCGACTCGGAGTTAAAAGACCAGGAGGAGCGGACTACAGAGTTGCTGCCGGATTCCGCAAAACCAACCACTTCGTCTCCCTCGGCGGTGCCCCGGGGGAACCAGACCGTTGCGCAACAAGACAAGCCGTCAGATTTGAGCCATGCACCGGGTACGGTGACCAGCAACGTGACCTCTGTTATCCACTCGCCCCCTTCGGCCCCTAAACCCAAACTCTggtcccttgcggagatcgccACGTCCTCAGACAGGTGTAAGGGCAGCGGCGAGGCGCCACAGGCTTGCCCCGGTTTGGGTCAGAGCGCAGTAATGGGCACCAACGCGTCTCCATCACGGTCCTCCCCACAGTGCCCGCTCCCCAACAGCACGGTCCTATCCAGGCCTCTGTACTACACCTCCCCTTTCTACCCCGGCTACACGAACTATGGTGGCAGTTTTGGACATCTTCACAGTAACCACGGCTCGGTAACCACGGGCTCCACGGCACATTTCAATGGATTAAACCAGACTGTGTTAAATAGAGCAGAGGCTTTGGTAAGGGAGAGCCAGAAAGTCAGAGGCCAAACGCAGGTAGATCTTTGTAAAGACTCCCCTTATGAACTAAAGAAAGGTATGTCAAACATTTAA